The proteins below are encoded in one region of Methylophilales bacterium:
- a CDS encoding UDP-N-acetylmuramoyl-tripeptide--D-alanyl-D-alanine ligase, producing the protein MNISIQDIYEAVLGKNPKSIEFLKKKFHSISINSKKIKKNDIFVAIKGLNYDGHDYVNEAFKNGAIAAIISNEKKVSSNTILVNDTKKSLADIASFILKKFNPFIIGITGSNGKTTTKEIIKSILDSNYGQNKILATHGNYNNDIGLPLTIFNLNSSHNHIVLEMGMSHANEISYLANIAPPNLAVITNIGEAHIENFKNREAIASEKKDILRNLQANGVAILPKESEFFNFLAKDLKNIKVLSFGIEKDADITCKFLNSKKILIKTPKYDLEIKPKLLGHNNISNILAAVACAYQLKINPIKIKQGIENVRPIPGRLELKVGKQGTAIIDDTYNANPSAFQSAIEVLDGFQGKKILVIGDMAELGENSRIYHQELSRLIKETKIDITLGVGKYVKEVITLLDGKNTWFNSKDGLVKYLYSCMKDSTILVKGSRSMKMEEIVEKLIK; encoded by the coding sequence ATTAATATATCTATTCAAGATATTTATGAAGCAGTTTTAGGTAAAAATCCTAAGTCTATAGAATTTCTCAAAAAGAAATTTCATTCAATTAGCATTAATTCAAAAAAAATAAAAAAAAATGACATATTTGTTGCGATAAAAGGCCTGAATTATGACGGGCATGACTATGTCAATGAAGCTTTTAAAAATGGAGCAATAGCGGCAATAATTTCAAATGAAAAAAAAGTTTCTAGTAATACAATATTAGTAAACGATACAAAGAAATCATTAGCAGACATTGCCTCTTTTATTTTAAAGAAATTTAATCCATTTATAATTGGAATAACTGGAAGCAATGGCAAGACAACTACGAAGGAAATAATTAAATCCATATTAGATTCAAATTATGGTCAAAATAAAATCCTAGCCACGCATGGAAATTATAATAATGATATTGGACTTCCGCTTACTATCTTTAATCTAAATTCATCTCATAACCATATAGTGCTTGAAATGGGTATGAGTCACGCCAATGAAATTAGTTATTTAGCTAATATTGCTCCTCCAAATTTAGCTGTGATTACAAATATTGGCGAAGCTCATATTGAAAATTTTAAAAATAGAGAAGCGATAGCAAGCGAAAAAAAAGATATTTTGCGAAATCTTCAAGCTAATGGAGTAGCAATATTGCCCAAAGAAAGTGAATTTTTTAATTTTTTAGCAAAGGATTTGAAAAATATAAAAGTATTATCTTTCGGTATTGAAAAGGATGCTGATATCACTTGTAAATTTTTAAATAGTAAAAAAATTCTTATCAAAACTCCTAAATATGACCTTGAGATAAAGCCTAAATTATTAGGGCATAATAATATTTCAAATATTTTAGCCGCCGTAGCATGTGCTTATCAGTTAAAAATAAACCCGATAAAAATTAAGCAAGGTATTGAAAATGTAAGGCCCATCCCTGGTCGATTAGAGTTAAAGGTGGGGAAACAAGGAACAGCAATAATAGATGATACATATAATGCAAACCCATCAGCATTTCAATCAGCCATAGAAGTTCTTGATGGATTTCAAGGAAAAAAAATTTTAGTCATTGGAGATATGGCTGAACTAGGGGAAAATTCAAGAATATATCATCAAGAGCTTTCCAGATTGATTAAAGAGACTAAAATAGATATTACATTAGGTGTAGGAAAATACGTCAAAGAAGTAATAACATTACTTGATGGAAAAAATACTTGGTTCAATAGTAAGGACGGATTAGTTAAGTATTTATATTCTTGTATGAAAGATTCAACTATTCTTGTAAAGGGATCAAGGTCAATGAAGATGGAAGAGATTGTAGAAAAATTAATAAAGTAG